The following is a genomic window from Calliphora vicina chromosome 5, idCalVici1.1, whole genome shotgun sequence.
tcggagcacaccattggctcttttggcaaatcttcttcacaagttttacatacatccagccactgttgtcgtttgttaggtaatgtagggactttaaacaaatttacatttgaatttttgcaaaaatatttggtattttcgcagttggggaaaatgcaactcatgtttgttaaatcttaaaataatattttttatatttttcaaattaatgaaaattatgtattaattttttcacaaacttcaaagaatatatgggaaaatttttaattaatatggtattactattttaacgaaaacgtcaaaatccttaagcatgtcagacgtagaattttaaaaaataaagagagaatgaaactaccttctatttttctactatgagTTGAAGTTAATAAAAAGGTACACTGTTGCCAAATTTCGGCAAAATTGGACACGAAATCATCACTATTGTtcgaacaatttttaattaaaaatcatcctgggtttcaaatatacataaaacGAGAGAAAGAAATAACTTtcaaaaaaaacgttaaatttttttattacattagtaaaataaatgaatattaaaaacaaattatcagttacacgaacacaaataataattttaaaaaaatatagcgaAGTTGGTTGCAATTGAAACTAATAAACAGGTACACTGTTGCCAGATATCGGCAAAATTGGACAAAACGGCGTCGGCTTAAACAAGAAAGTAACGGCGGCggctaaaaatttgtaaataatgtatttttacaatataattacTATTAACAACAGGCATGAAATGCTGTTATAAAAGAGTTGTTAAAACACATGGCTTAAAAACTGTGTTAAAACGTGAGAAAAACGTTAACATGATGAGTCTATACCTAACACTAATATCATGTTAAGCTTTTCATGTCAGTTGTAGAACCATTGTAAAGTCGGTTTAACAATGTtagcaaattaaaataaattatctgAAAAATATGAGTATCGTTGACTGGTGCTTCAAATTATATCtcttagtcccggtccacactgtgaaacatttgctacaaatcatttgagtttgttgatgaaaggggaaagatgAATGATaaagggaactttgtttcatgtacatgaagtttttgttgagtatgtcatccacatttatttgtTCGTATAcgtactgtacagaaatgtcaaaaactgaaaggcaaaaacttcactgtgtggacacgaatacagtttcaaaagagaatttaaaaatgttttgcagcaaatgtttcacagtgtggaccgggacttatgAACCAAAAATTCCAATTTGAATTTATGCTGAGTactcttaaaatttcaaaatttcgtgcgaaatgctgtcaaactacatataaaatatttggaatgaaatatttgcGAAATAATTTCACAATAATTTCTTATTGtgaaaaacatgtaaaataatctggcaaccttattttttatatactaaATAACATAAGCAGCACTTCATTCGcacaaaattaaaaccaacagttgcatataaaatgtttaaagtacTTGCGACCGGCCGggaaaatacaacaaatttttaataaataaataaataaaagtattgcCAGTCCGTAAGCCAGTGCTACCATATTTCTTGAGTTGTAGCTCATCActaatttatcgatattttgttttgacatttcattgaAACATTTATCGGTGTGTGCTCAGCTTTGACAACCTTTCTTTTCCCTCTTTTGTCTCATACGAGCAAGACGAAATGGTGCGTATATTTTTAAATCCGTATTTATCTATGGAAtcctaatattattttaaataaatttttattcatatactaaataaatataattatattttaggCGGCCCATAAAACTTTCAGAATCAAGCAAAAGCTTGCCaagaaattgaaacaaaatcgTTCGGTACCTCAATGGATCCGCTTGCGTACAGGCAACACCATTAGGTAAGTTATACAAAAACTAAGCCTagtatttgtaatatttatactaATATCCTTGAAATTTGTTTCCTAATTTAGATACAACGCCAAGAGACGTCACTGGAGACGCACCAAGTTGAAGTTGTAAATTTTATGCTACCCTGGATTAGATTCTCATATAATGAGAATTCATTTTTATGTAGTGTTTACATCTTCAATATTCGTAGTGTTTTTTGATGTAtgagtttaaatatgtatgttaatatACACAGAATatcttggaaaaaaatataaaaaataattgcttttttatttaagcaaaatatttcagtgtttttattttgtataattgaTTCGTGCTAGAAGATGGTGATTGATAACTTGTGTGGTTTATTGTAATTTGTATGAAACATTATTGCAAGCTCTAAATGTAGTGTTTTTTTCGTGAACAATATCTTTCCGGAAATACAAAACTACTGAACAATTAAACTTAAGATTGGAGGTATTTCATTCATTAGGTCAAgtcaaaaacaaattgaatacaagctaaattaaaaaaaaattgtatattaattTTAGACGGAGGATAACTTGCTAATTTCAAAATTGCAGTTTCAATTTTTTGGtataattcattaaaaacacTTAAAGATTGCTTGTATATATTATATACAAGTTTATAGGGTTATAGCTATTTGATTAGATCGAGTCAACTTATTTCtgcatttttaataattgtatttCTTGGATAAACATTACATATCTATATACATAGGTATTTAGAAggtttatattttttcgaaaatcaaaatgtttaccctaaatataatatatttttcaatctgattttaaaattgttgctatATTTCTGCATATTAATTAGTTTAATGTATTTAGAATATGAAGAATTGATTATTTTATGTGAGTGTTTGTTTACGCCGAAATAAAACCGCATCTTAAATACTTCTTCCGGTTATTTACCGTATCACTCGTCATGAATATTGAAACTCTTAAATTGTCCATATTCTTTAAGACTCAGTGTAGAGTTAATCGAACTTACTGGTTTGTGGAAGTTTAATTGAAGGTAAAATAAAGGCTTGGGTGGATGGCGATAAATCTCAGGGAAAAGAAAATGCATCCGTAATCTTTTCAGATTAGGTTTGCCTGAAATTGTACTCTTCAACATTAGTGCTAACAGCAGACGCGGATCCGGCGAGTGaataaattaaaaccaaaattttttaatataaaaaaaggtaaaaattaaaaaggcaaacgaaatttaaatttatcagcccaattatgaataaaaaattccgcgggagtttgttccccgggagttttttctcattgaaattgaataggaaaaatgagaaaagggaaaaaactcccgcggaatttttattcataattgggctgtataactCCCTCCTCCCCCAAATGGTTGAGCTGGATCAGCGCCAggttaagggtatatataagatattcaaacaaaaatctggGCTTACAACATAAACCccagttagggcctttctaatTAAGTTAACGATATATAAATTCTGGAACGTTATATATATACTAGTCAATATAgtcatgtccatctgtctgttgaaatcaatttttcgaAACCCAAAATAAATTGCATGATTGATACTATAGTCCTGGCTCGATCGCTATTTAATTTCGGGAAAATCagtcaacaaatggctgagttataagcaaaaaaaaaaacgactacctcgatttttggcctatatgTATCTGGATTAAcaaagacaatatggatatctaatgatatccATTAAAAATCCGGTTAAAATCGGGGAAAAAAacagtaacagtttttttcatcaaaaaattgcttcctccaaaaaatttctgttttacaaaatttacacattttttttcatccacAATTTTTTATAGGTAGGAGAGAAAATTAAACAATGTTTGAATCCACTTTCTTAAGACCAAATTACTTACAGCAATGTATGATACATCAATATGCTCCAAATTTtggttttgaaattttcaattttaaaatcagcaacattcatttttcacaaaaatcagTCCGTAAATGTCCCAGATAAAAACGAAATACTGTAAGAGAATTTTTGTAGAGTTTTcaccaacaaatttatttttgactacatctaaattgatgaaaattattttctaacaaaaaaaaatttatttaattagaaatttgtcaCCGATTATGGCCTATAGGCtaggttattaaaaattataataaaataaataatagtagTACTGCATACATGCAATGGTTTAAATTAACCAGATGTACTCGAATTAATATATTGGTATATTTTGgtatcttaaaaaattaaaaaaaaaaacacattaaatgttacattttatgtttttctttaaaaactatttaaattttgctttatttatgattattgttattattaattgtGTATGTGTGAGTGTGTTGTTTAGCTTACATTAATACAATATAGTAGTATGATGTTTTAAGGGGGCCGGATGCATTCAATTGGGGGTTTGAAGTTATGAATGTGTGTCTGCTTGTTGCTCTTATTTATAATTGCTTtgtcaaaatacaatttttacttAACGTAACTACgctaaaatttaaagtatttttttttattaaatttattaaaaaaaagaaactatatatttatatattttactgtGATACTATTGGACTTTTCTTATCTATATCAGACATGTTCGCATTATTCTGTACAGACCCACTACCGGGACTAGCTGGTATTGCACCTGATCTATCGATATTCCAGGGGTTTGCACCAGAAATGGGTGAATCTGAGT
Proteins encoded in this region:
- the RpL39 gene encoding large ribosomal subunit protein eL39; translation: MAAHKTFRIKQKLAKKLKQNRSVPQWIRLRTGNTIRYNAKRRHWRRTKLKL